In Meiothermus sp. CFH 77666, the sequence GGGCCCGGCTGCACCTGATTCGGCCTTTGGGTTTCCAGTGGAATAGCCCCAAGCTCAGGCGGGCCGGGCTGGACTACTGGCCTGCACTGGACTACGTTTTGCACAATTCCTGGCAGGCTTTCCTGGAAGCCCTGCCAGAGCGCAGCCGGGTCTGGGCTTTCAGCAGCAAGGTTTCCAGGCTCTACACCGAGGTAGAGTACCAACCCGGCGATTACCTGCTCTTTGGGCCGGAGAGCCGGGGGTTGCCCGAAGAGGTGCTGGCGCACTTCCCCAGCGTAACCATCCCCATGCCCGGCCAGGGCGGGCGCTCCCTCAACCTGGCCGTAGCGGTGGGCATAGGGCTTTACGAAGCGCTGCGGCAGGTGGGTTTTGAGGCTGGGGTCTAGGCGGGACTACCTGACTTCGGTCAGCACATCTGCACATTTAGAGCGCTCTTCGCAAATATCGAGCTATCCGGGACTGGGTAGTCATTTGAGATTATCACCGGTGGCTGGATGGAAAGACCTGATGGCGAAGGATGTCAGAGATAGACCAAATGCGGTCAGTGAGATGGGCAGCCATGGCCGGGGAACGGGGTTGGTAGCGTTTA encodes:
- a CDS encoding tRNA (cytidine(34)-2'-O)-methyltransferase, which produces MFNVALYQPEIPQNTGNIARTCAATGARLHLIRPLGFQWNSPKLRRAGLDYWPALDYVLHNSWQAFLEALPERSRVWAFSSKVSRLYTEVEYQPGDYLLFGPESRGLPEEVLAHFPSVTIPMPGQGGRSLNLAVAVGIGLYEALRQVGFEAGV